Proteins encoded by one window of Streptomyces sp. ALI-76-A:
- a CDS encoding nitroreductase family deazaflavin-dependent oxidoreductase, whose product MPAVTAPDPFAIAPTDSRVNGIANHARQYAATAGAEGHDWKGAETLLLTTIGRRSGLPRRTVVIYGRHQDAYVVVASNLGADNHPDWYLNLKQHDTALIQVRDQQFTVQARTATSEEHVLLWKLMTGLWPAYDTYQQSTQRPIPTVILQPQS is encoded by the coding sequence GTGCCTGCCGTGACCGCCCCGGACCCCTTCGCCATCGCCCCCACCGACAGCCGTGTCAACGGGATCGCCAACCACGCCCGCCAGTACGCCGCCACTGCCGGAGCCGAGGGCCACGATTGGAAGGGCGCCGAGACCCTGCTGCTGACCACCATCGGCCGCCGCAGCGGTCTGCCGCGCCGCACCGTCGTCATCTATGGCCGCCACCAGGACGCCTACGTCGTCGTCGCCTCGAATCTCGGCGCCGATAACCACCCGGACTGGTACCTCAACCTCAAGCAGCACGACACGGCCCTCATCCAGGTCCGCGACCAGCAGTTCACCGTCCAGGCCCGCACCGCCACCAGCGAGGAGCACGTGCTCCTGTGGAAGCTGATGACCGGCCTGTGGCCCGCGTACGACACATACCAGCAGTCAACCCAGCGCCCGATCCCAACCGTCATCCTCCAGCCACAGTCCTGA